The Desulfosalsimonas propionicica DNA window TTTAATCTTATAATGACTTGAGATGATTACCCGGACGGTTTCTTTCCAACAGCACAGCTATTTCGATAGTGGCCATCCGAAGGAGACCAAGAGAACTTTCACAAAAGGAGGATGACACTATGGCAAATGGCACAGTAAAATGGTTCAGCGACAAAAAAGGCTTTGGTTTTATCGAGACCGAGGATGGAACAGATGTTTTTGTTCACCATTCCGGGATCAATGCAACCGGTTTCAAATCGCTCAACGAAGGCGACAAGGTCACTTTCACGGTTCAGCAGGGGCAAAAAGGCCCGGCAGCCGTTGACGTGACCGTGGTATAATTTATACCCGCACCATGAGGCAATTCAAAAAGCGTCCGGGATCTTTCCCGGGCGCTTTTTTTATTCGCGCAATTTTTTACCGGACAAACTGCAGGCAACTGCATGGCAGGTGTTTGCGGCCGAAACTTGACAACAATGTTTGGGCAGGACTATTTTAACAGCATTTGACATTTGAAATCTTTACCATACAGGAGTCTGACCATGGAAACAGCTATCAGATCCGCCGCCTGCAGCCTCATTTGCTGTCTCACAGCAGCCGCCATGTTTTTCCTGGCCTCCTCCCCGGCCATGGCCCAAAACCCGGATGAAGGGGGGCTTTTCCCGAAAGAGGAGATTTTCAAGCCGATCCTGGCCGACCCCAAGGAACCCCGGTTTTTCGGCTCTGTCCGCCACATAAACAATGAGATGAGAAAAGACTTTACCGGCGCGGCCATCGGTCTTGGCGAGACCTTTGGCGTCTACCGCAAAAACCTGGGACCCGAGCGTGCCTGGCAGATCAGCATCAGCGGCGGAGTCTTTTCCCATTTTGACATGGACACCTCCTCCTATGACCTGCTCAACTCGGATTACAGCATCGGCCTGCTGTGGACATACCGGGACCGGGACGCTTCCCTGCGCCTGCGGGTCTATCACCAAAGCTCTCACCTGGGCGATGATTACGTGTCAGACGATCCCGGCCTTCTGGATAAATACTCTGGATTTGACTACGAGGCCGCAGAGTTGATCACCGCCTACGACTGGGAGCCATTTCGCGTATACGGCGGCATCCACTACCTGCTCCAGCGGGACCCGGGCCACATGGACCGGTGGAGCTACCAAGCGGGGGTGGAATATGAAAGCCCCAGTCCAGTCCTTTTCCACGGGGTGCCCGTGGCCGGCGTGGATATCAAGGGAGTCCAGGAAAGAAGCTGGACCCCTGCCGTAAGTGTAAAGGCCGGACTCAAGTTCAAAACCGCAGACAGCAGCCGTGACATCATGGTCCTGGCCGAATACTATGACGGTTTTATTCCCTACGGGGCTTTTTATGACTATGACATGGACGCATTCGGCCTTGGGGTCTACTTCGGGTTCTGATCCATGCGGCAGGCTGCTGCATAGGGGTTGAGTGCATTGCGAATCTTCCAATCCGCAAGATCCCGCGACGCCGGGGCCACGGCTTTATCCGCCACGGAAGGGGACAAATCGGGCATGTACTGCCGAATCAGCGGCTCGGGAATGGTCGTGCCCAGGTTGTTTTCCAGCTGCTGCACCGCCGCCTGCAGCCGGTCTCGGCCCCAGTAATAGCGCACCCGGTCCAGGTAACTGAAAAGCACCCGCCAGTCCGGCACCGGTCCTGAATCGGGATGGTGACCGGACCAGTGCCCGGGAAACTGCGCCATCTCCTCGCAGAGCACCTCCCGGAGACCGGACAGGACAACATCTTTGCGGCTGCCGAGCCACTCCTGTTCAATGCAGGCCAGGGCAAACAAAACCTCGCGCAGGGCAAAGGTCAAAGCCGGCCCCACCTTGAGCAGACAGAAATGATCGCGCACCATCTGCGCAAGCGCATCCGGATGCTGAAAATCCGTGGCATGGATTTCATAGGTCATGGCATTGGGCAGCCGGTCATGGAAGGCGGACAGGGCCGCGGCCGGCAGCCGCTGGTACGGCGCCACCCAGAGACCGCCGAAGTCCACACCCGGCTGGACCACCACGGCAATGACCCGCAGCCAGGCATCCTCAAGTCCCAGGCGTTCAAACTCCTTTTGACAGCAGTCCAGGTACCCGGCCAGTTCACCGGGATCTGTCACCGGCACATCCCCGGGTTCCGCCATGGAACCGCCCGGGGTGGGCACTTCCGCACCGACCACGTAGACCGGCCAGGAGGCCCCGGCCGGCAGCTTTTTTGCCGCGGCTTCGGCTGCCCGGCACAGACGCGCAGCCCGCTCTGCGGAAACTTCCGGAGCCAGGGGGCCGTCCGGATCATCGCCCAGGGCCATGCTGGCATCCAGGTGAATCTTGGCATAACCCGCGGACACGCAATGGGCCACCAGGGTTTCGGCCTTGTCCATGGCGCTGTCGGCAGTCTCGTTTTTCCACACATGCGGGCCCAAATGATCGCCGCCGATAATCAGCCGCCCTTTGTCAAAACCCATTTGGTCTGCCATGGCGCTGATGTATCGGGTAAAATCCGCCGGTGTCATGCCGGCATAGCCGCCAAACTGGTTGACCTGGTTGCAGGTGGCCTCGATGAGCAGATCGCTGGTGTCTGCCGCAGCCCGGGCAAACGCGGCCAAAAGAACCCGCGGGTGAGACGAGCACACCGAGTAGATGCCTTCCGCCCTGCCCCTTCGCTGATGCGGCCCCATGGTTGTGAGTCGGTTCTGCATCATCATTAAAACACCGGCTGCGGCATGTCGTTTGGATAGTTCACGGTAAAGGAAATGGAAATCTCCCGGCTCCGGCCGGGTTCCAGCTCCATTTCCCACTGCATGACCCCTGACTTATCGGCAAAATCCTTTTGGTCGGGCTGCGGTGAAAAGGAAACGTCTTTTACCTCTATTCTGTCGGTTTTGGAAACCGGTACGCTGTCCCGCACATGGATTGTAACCGGTCTTTGCTTTCGGTTTTCCGCAACAATCCGGTATTCCAGTTCCCGCACCACCGTGTCACGCTCGATTTTGCCGAAAAACCGGGTCTCCTTGCGATGATCCCGAAGCTTTTCCCGCCGGACCGCCACTGATCGGTCCGCTCCCATGCCCAGCACAAAGGGACGGCCTGCGGGCTGCTGTTCCAGAAACATGCGGCCGGCATACCGGCCCTCGAAAAACACCTGCACCGGTCCGGCCAGCAGTTCACGATCCGCCTCTGCCCGGCATACAAGAAAGGCCTCTGGCACCCGGCGGGGAACGGCGAGGTGATAAAACCGGCTTTCAAGAGTGCGGGTAAAAAGGGGCAGCAGGCTTTCATCCTCCCCGGAGGCCACGGAAACCGGCACGGGCAGATCATATTCAAAGGACAGGGCGGTTTCATGCTTTTGCGCCTCAGCCATGGGTGCGGGTGCTTTGGCATGCGCGCCCATGGCCATCTCTTGCATGCGGGCGCCTGCGTCCCGGTCGGCTTTGCGCGCAACCGGGCCGGGAACATCGAGAAACCAGGGCGAAAGTTCGGGCAGCCGCCCGCCCTGGACCGGCTCGGCAGTGGAGACCGAAAGATCAACATCCTCCCAGTCCTCGCCTGTTTTCTGGCTGACCTGAGCCATCATGGAAAGATCCAGACCCTGGTCTGCATCCGCGGCCATGGCCCGGTAAACAGGCGACCAGCCGGCATTTTTCACCACGTACCTGGCGGCAATGTCAACAGTTTGAGCGATTTTTGAATCAAACAGGATTTCAATGGCCGAGGCGGTTTTGTCGGTCCGGTCCCGGAGCATATCCAGCTCCCGGTTCACCTGCCGGATCTGTTTTTCAAGCTTGTCCAGGCTGTCCTGCGCCTTTCGCTGCCCGGCCAAAACATTGGTGTACTGATTTCCCAGAAAATCCCGGGTAGCAGCCAGATCTTCCAGGGAGGGCATCTGCGTCTGAATTTCCCGGGGCACCTGGGTTGCGGAAAACTCCGCCACTGAATCCAGAAACGCCTCCTGGCGCTGGAGTGCGGTTTTTTCATCCGTGATTTCCTGCTGCTCTGCTTTGAGCTCATCACGCCGGGCTTCGAGTTCCCGGATCTTTTTCCTGGGCGAATCGGCAACCGGCATACTGGCCACCCCAACGCCCAGAATCTGCCCTTCTCCCCGGACTTCTGCGGTCACAGAATCCGGATCCATGGAAAAGGCATCCACGCCCACCAGCAAACGATGGGTGCCGGCATCCACAGCGGTTTGCCCCTGGCGGGTGACCCGGGCCTGGTCAAAATAAACCGTGGTGCTGGTGATTTTGGTGGAAACCGTCTGCTGTGCGCCAAACGCAACACCGGCAATGAGCACGAAACCGGTGATCATCACGGCCGCCCGGATTGTTTTCATATTCCCTCCCGTCGGATTTCAACCTTGTTTTGCAAATATTGTTTCACCTGTCCCAAAGGCAACTGTTTGCGGTGGAAAATGCCGGCTGCAAGGGCGGCTTCCACGCTTGTGCGCGTAAAGACCTCAAGGAAATGTTCGGCGCTGCCCGCACCGGATGAGGCGATCACGGGTATGGAGACCGCATCGCAGACCGCGCTGATCAGTTCCAGGTCAAAGCCCGCACCCGTGCCGTCCCGGTCTATGGAATTGAGCAGAACCTCCCCGGCGCCCAGCTCCTGGCAGACCCGGGCCAGGGTGACCGCATCCACGGGCCGGCCCTCACGCCCCCCGCTCACCGTGCACTGAAACCAGCAAAAACACCGGCCTTCCGGGTCGGGCTCAGCGGTTTCAATGACTACCTGGTCCGGGGCGTCTGCCGGGTCATGGACATAGACCCGCCTGGGATCCACCGAGATCACCACGGCCTGGCTGCCGTAGACCTCGGAAATCTGTTCGATGGCGCTTTCTCCGGTCTTTTTTCCGGTTTTGAGATAATTTTCCGCGATATAAACCGCATCGCTTCCAATGGAGATCTTGTCCGCGCCGGATCTGAAATATTGCGCAGCCACCTCCAGAGAAGACCAGTTGCGGCCGTCTGCATCCGTATAGCTTCGGATCCCGCCGCCAATGGTCAGGGGCACAAAAACGTGCTCAGATGTGCGGCGCAAAACATCGAGCATGGGCATGTCCTGCATGGGAAAATCCCGGAATCCCGTGATGTTTAAAAACGTGATTTCATCTGCCCCCTGGGCATAATAATCCCGGGCCAGGTCCACCGGACCGCCAAGATCCCGGACCTGCCCGTTTTCGCGCACATCATAATGATCCCCCTTGGTGACCACCAGCTGCCCGGCGTCATCTGCGCGCACATCCAGGCAGGCCACGATCCTTTTGGCCAGATGCGTCCGAACCGGGTCCCGGAGATCTATTGCGGCTTCCGGACCGGGTTCAAGAAAATTGCGCAGCACTGCAAGCCCGGCTGCCCCGCTTTTTTCCGGGTGAAACTGGGTGGCGGCGATGTTGCCCGCAGCCACGCTGCTGACAAACGACTGGCCGTAATCTGTCCGGGTCAGCACAACATCCGGGTTCTGCGGCACCACGTGATAGGAATGAACAAAATAGAATTTCTCGTCCTCGCCCAGGCCGGCAAAGAGGGGGGTCGGCTTTTTCACGCAAATGCCGTTCCAGCCGATGTGGGGCACGGACAACTCGGTTTCAAACCGCCGGACCTCGCCCGTGAAAAATCCGAGCCCCGCAATTCCGGGGGCTTCATGGCTTTTTTCAAAAAGGGCGTGCAGCCCCAGGCAGATGCCCAAAAAGGGCTTGTCCGCGCGCAAAAAGGTCAGCAGGGGCTCCACAAACCCTTTGTCACCCAGCACCTGCATCATTTTGCCAAAATTGCCCACCCCGGGAAAAACCAGTTTTTCCGCCCGGGCGATATCATCACCGGATGCGGCCATGTGCACGGTGTGGCCGGATTTTTCAATGGCATTGACCACGCTGCGGACATTTCCGGCGCCATAATCAAGCAGTGTTATCATTTTATCCCTTTTTCATCCCTGATTCCGGTTACCCCTGAGATTCAATCCTGACGGGCTTCAGGTTACCCGACTTGTGCGCCAAAATCAAGCCGGTTGCTTTTGCCTGCAATGTTGCTTGCATTATTAATGGTCTTGAACGATATTTTTTGATATTATATATGGATATCTGATAAATCGTTATAAAAACAAGCCAGTTATCCTTTTTACCGGATTTTTGCGGGGGAAACACCATGGATATTGCTCTACAGGAAAACATTGCCACTCTGGAAACCTTGCGCAAGGAGGCCCTGCAGTGCGGGGGTGAAAAGCGCATCGAGGTTCAGCATCTCAAGGGCAAGCTCACCGCCCGGGAGCGCCTTGAGCTGCTGCTTGACGAAGGCTCCTTTGAAGAATTTGACATGCTTAAAACCGGACGGGGAAGCGCCATCGGCGATGAACGCACCTATCCGGGCGACGGAGTGGTGGCCGGCCACGGAACAGTGGAGGGCCGGGAAGTGTGCGTGTTCAGCCAGGACTTCACCGTCATCGGCGGCTCCCTGGGTGAAGCCCACTCCCAGAAAATCTGCAAGGTCATGGATCTTGCCGTGCGCGTGGGATGCCCCATTGTGGGTCTAAACGACTCGGGCGGAGCCCGGATTCAGGAAGGCGTGGATGCGCTGGCCGCATACGGCGAAATTTTTTACCGAAACGTCAAGGCCAGCGGTGTGGTCCCGCAGATTTCCTGCATCATGGGCCCCTGCGCCGGGGGCGCGGTCTACAGCCCCTCCATGACCGATTTCGTGTTCATGGTCCAGAATTCCTCCTACATGTTTGTCACCGGCCCCAACGTGGTCAAAACCGTCATCCACCAGGACATCACCTCCGAGGACCTGGGCGGGGCCGGGGTCCACGGCGCCAAATCCGGGGTCGCCCATTTCACCCAGCCCAATGACATTCTCTGCCTTCGCGAAGTCCGGCGCCTGATGAATTACCTGCCGTCAAACAACAAGCAGAAAGCCCCCCTGGTGGATTTCAGCGATCCGCCCGAGCGCACGGACCCGGCACTGGATTATCTGGTGCCGCCCAATCCCGGGCAGACCTATGACATGAATGTCCTGATCTACAGCATCCTGGACGGGGCCGAGTTCATGGAGGTCCACCCGGATTTTGCCAAAAACATCATCTGCGGATTCGGCCGTCTGGGCGGCCAGGTGGTGGGCTTGGTGGCCAACCAGCCCGCAGTGCTGGCCGGTGTGCTCGACAGTGACGCCTCCACCAAGGCGGCTCGTTTTGTGCGTTTCTGCGATGCCTTTAACATCCCCTTAATCAGCCTGGTGGACGTGCCCGGGTTCATGCCCGGCCCGGAACAGGAGCACGGCGGCATTATCCGGCACGGGGCCAAGCTGCTTTATGCCTTTATCGAGGCCACTGTGCCCAGAATTTCCGTGATCGTTCGCAAGTCTTACGGCGGTGCCTACCTGGTGATGAACTCCAAGCACATCCACTGCGATGTCAATTACGCCTGGCCATCGGCGGAAATCGCGGTCATGGGCCCCAAGGGCGCCTCAGAGGTCATCTACCGCAGAGAAATCCAGGCAGCAGATGATCCCGGGGCCGTACTGAGCGAAAAAATGGCCGATTACCGCAGACGGTTTGCCAATCCCTTTCTGGCGGCCCGGCGCGGATATATTGACGATGTGATTTTTCCCCGGGACACCCGCCATCAGCTGATCCGTACCCTGCAGTTTCTGGAAGGCAAAACAGTGGAAAAACCTGACCGAAAACATGGAAATATCCCCTTGTGAGGCCGCAAATGTTGAAAAAAATCCTGATTGCCAACCGCGGCGAAATCGCAGTGCGCATTTTAAGAACCTGCAAGAAACTCGGCATTGCCACGGTAGCGGTTTACTCGGAGCCTGACATGCGCAGCCAGCATGCGCTGGAAGCCGATGAGGCCGTTTTTCTCGGCGGCAGCACGGCTGCGGAATCCTATCTGGACATGGAAAAGATCCTGGGCGTTGCACAAAAGAAACAATGTGATGCCATCCATCCCGGTTACGGGTTTCTGTCTGAAAATCCAAAGTTTGCCCGGATGGCCGAAGAAGCCGGAATCACCTTTGTGGGCCCTTCAGCGGCCGCCATCGAGAAGATGGGTGACAAGGTGTCATCCCGGCATATTGCCGAAAAGGCCGGGGTCCCGGTTATTCCCGGCGGCACCGAACCCCTGGCCGACTTTGCCGCGGCCGGCCGGGCCGCCCAAGAAACCGGCTACCCCCTGATCCTCAAGCCCGCAGGCGGCGGGGGCGGCAAGGGCATGCGCATTGTGGAACAAAAAGAGGCCCTGGAACCGGCCTGGAATGCCAGCCGGGCAGAGGCCCAAAAAGCCTTTGGCGATGACCGGATTTTCATTGAGCGATACATTTCCCGGCCCCGTCACATCGAAATCCAGGTCATTGCCGACGGATTTGGAAACGCCCTGTACCTGGGAGAGCGGGAGTGCTCCATTCAGCGCCGCTACCAAAAGGTCATCGAGGAGGCCCCGGCCCCGGGTGTGGACGCGGCTCTGCGGGAAAAAATGGGGGCGGTGGCCTGCAGCCTGGTCCACCAGGCCGGCTACACCAATGCGGGCACCGTGGAATTTGTCATGGATGCCCAGGGCGAATTTTTCTTTCTGGAGATGAACACCCGCCTGCAGGTGGAGCACCCGGTCACGGAAATGGTCACCGGCCTGGATCTCGTGGAAATGCAGCTCGAAATTGCTGCCGGAAAGCCCCTGAAGTTGGCCCAGAAGGACCTGCAGATCAAGGGATGGGCCATTGAGGCCCGAATTTGCGCCGAGGACCCGGACAAAGCCTTTTTCCCGGCCACAGGCCTGGTGACCCGTTATGCCGAGCCCCGGGGCCGGCACGTGCGCGTGGACAGCGGTATTCATGCCGGAAGCCTGATCAGCGTGTTCTACGACTCACTGCTGGCCAAGATCATCTGCTGGGGCAAGACCCGGGAGCAGGCCAGAACGCGCCTGATCGGAGCATTAAACGGCTATCATATCGAAGGCGTGACAACAAACGTGGATTTTGTCAACCGGATTCTCAATCTCAAGGCCTTTTCGGACGGAAAGCTCACCACTGACTTCATCCCCGAGAACTTCGACGGCGCCGAAGCAAAGGATCCGCCGCCCCAAGAGCACCTCCGGCGTCTGGCCATGGCCGTGACCCTGATCTTTCACTGCAGAAATACGTTGATGCGTGAATCCTTAAAGCCCATGGTCTCGCCCATCGGCACCCGCATCCCGCCCCGGGAGCAGCACGAATACCGTGTCAAGTGCGGCGATGACGCCTTTGAGGTGAAATTGCGCCTCAATTCCGCGGAAAACAACTGGACTTTTTCCATAAACAGCCGGGACTACGATGTGACCCACCCGCCCCTGGAGTTTTACCGCCGCCGCCTGAAGCTGACCATAAACGGCCTGGTTCACCGGTTTATCATCCGTTTTGCCGGAAACTTCATCGCCGGGTCCTACTGCGGGGTGAACCGGATTTTCGAAATCTACACGCCCCGGGAATGGGAACTGGCCACACACATGCCCAGCCCGATCAAGCAGGTTTCCGAAAATGTCATCCGCTGCCCCATGCCTGGCCAGGTGGTCGAAGTCCGGATCAAGCCCGGAGAGCGGGTCTACAAGGGCCAGGAGGTGGCCATCCTGGAATCCATGAAAATGGAAAGCGGCGTGGCCTCTCCCAGAGACGGCATTGTCGACGAGGTCCGGGTAAAAAAACAGCAGACCGTGGAATCCGGCGACGTTTTGGTCACATTTGCCAAAGAACCGGCCTAAAATAAAATCTTATCCCCATTCTGTCCCAGGCCCCATGCCGGGGCGCAGAACACAACTGCGTCCCCGGCTGTTTTTTTCCTGCCGATGACTTTCTGACGATCACTTGCGTTTTTTTGAAAATTAAGGGTTGCATTTTTGAAAATTATGAGCATATTCTCACATACAAAATGAGACTATGCTCATTTGATATAGATTTTTCAAATCGACCCAAGGCGCTGGTATCCGATGATGACTGTAGCCAGAACACTTTATCCTCAGATTCATACAAAAAATATGGATACGGAAACAACACGGCAGATTTCCCCGGAATCCGCGGCAGCCATACTCGACAGCATTTCTGACGGGGTGTTTACCATTGATGAAAGCTGGCGGATCTCGGAATTTAACCGGGCCGCAGAGGAAATCACCGGGATTTCCCGACAGGAGGCCATTGGGAAACCCTGCTACGAGGTGTTTCGCGCCAGCATGTGCGAGGTGGACTGCGCCATGAAGCGCACCCTGAAAACCGGAGAACCTGAAATCAACCGTTCCGGATTCATCGTGGATGCAGAGGGTACCCGCATTCCTGTCAGTGTTTCCACGGCATTGCTAAGGGACAGCGCTGGCAAAATCATCGGAGGTGCGGAGACCTTCCGGGATCTAAGCCTCGTCGAAGCGCTGCGCAAGGAACTTTCCGGCAGATACCAGCTCGGTGACATGGTGAGCCGGAGCCCGGACATGCAGCAGATATTTGAACTGGCAGCCCAGGTAGCGGCGTCCACGAGCACGGTTTTGCTCCGGGGAGAGACCGGGACCGGCAAGGAGTTGCTGGCCCGTGCCGTCCACGGACTGAGCCCGAGAAACAAGGGGCCATTTATGGCGGTTAACTGCGGGGCTCTGCCGGATACGCTGCTGGAATCGGAATTGTTCGGCTACAAGGCTGGTGCGTTTACGGGCGCCAACCAGGACAAGCCCGGCCGGTTTGCCCGGGCCCAGGGGGGCACTCTTTTTCTTGATGAAATCGGCGATATCAGCCCGGCTTTACAGGTGCGCCTGCTGCGGGTGCTGCAGGAAAAACAGGTGGAGCCCCTGGGGGGAACCGCGCCCATAGACGTGGATGTGAGGGTGATTGCCGCCACCCACCGGGATCTGGAAAAAATGGTTGAAGCCGGAGAGTTCCGGCAGGACCTTTTTTACCGGATCAACGTGATCAAAATCGACATTCCGCCGCTGCGAAAGCGCAAGGAAGACATCCCGCTGCTGGTGGATCACTTTATCGGGCGGTTCAACCACATTCAGGCCAAGGCCGTCAAAGGCGTGACCGGCGAAGCCATGGGCCTGCTCATGACCCATGATTACCCGGGAAACGTCCGGGAACTGGAAAACCGTATCGAGCATGCATTCGTGCTATGCGAAAATGGATGGATCGAACCCCGGCACCTGCCGGAGGGTTGCGGCGGGATCAAATCCTCGGGCAGCACGGCAGCCAACTTCCAGGATGCGGTCAATGCCTTCGAGGCCCAGCTGATTCGGGAAGCCATGCGGGAAAACGGGTACAACAGGCTGAAAACAGCCCGCAATTTGGGCATTCACAAAACAACCCTGTTTCGGAAAATGAAATCCCTGGGTATTGCATTCCCCGAATACGACGGGCGCAATCGAATGGCGGAATAAATTGCAAAACTGCAACACCGTAATTGAATACAAATGCACGACTGCAGCCCAAAAGAAATCCGAAAGTATCTGCATCATTGGATAACAATCTGTAATAACGATAATATTTTATCAACCGGCGCAAATGGCATGCATTATGCTTCAGTCTCAAAAGACTGGAGGTGAAACGGCAATGAAGGTTGCCCTGGCAGTATGGAACGGCAGAATATCCCCGGTATTTGATGTATCCCGGCAACTGCAGATTATGGATGTGCAAGACGGCCGGGTGGTCAATCGCGTTACCGTGCATTTTGCAAACGATCACCCCGTGCACAAGGTGCAGCGGCTGCTTGACATGGAAGTTGACATTCTGCTCTGCGGGGCGGTTTCCCGTCAAATGGCCGCCGTCCTGGATTCTTATGGAATCCGGCGGCATGATTTCATTGCCGGCGATATTCGGGAAGTCGTTGATGCCTATATCCGGGGCGCCCTTCCCAGTGCCGAGATGAGCATGCCGGGTTGCTTTTCCAGGCGCAACCGGAGACGCGCCAAAAACCGAAAAGGAAAGAGACAAAAATGAAAATCGCGGTTTCTGCAACAGGCAACACACTGGACTCAGATCTGGACGCACGATTTGGCCGCGCGGCCTGCTTTATTGTCGTGAACCCGGAAGACCTTACTTTCGAGGTGGTCGAAAACACCCAGAATCTCAACGCCGCCCAGGGCGCCGGCATTCAGGCAGCCAAAACCGTTGCCGACCAGGGGGTCAACGCGGTGCTGACGGGCAATTGCGGACCAAAGGCGTATGCCGTTCTGGAACAGGCCAAAATCCCGGTTATCACGGGCCTTTCAGGCAGTGTCAAGGAAGCGGTGGAACAATACAAAAAAGGCGGACTTGCCGCTGCAGCCGGGCCCAATGTAAACGGCCACTGGATGTAACCAACACAACAAGCAAGGAGAATGTATATGAAATTTGCCATTCCTCTGGCAAACGGCAAACTGACGGCGCACTTCGGCCATGCTCAGGAATTTGCACTCATTTCAACGGAAAACAATCAGGTGCAGGACAAGCAGTTCCTGGTACCGCCCCCGCATGAACCGGGTGTGCTGCCCAAATGGCTGGCCGACCAGCAGGTGGATGTGGTGCTTGCCGGGGGCATGGGCGGCAAGGCCATTGATCTGTTTTCCCGGGCCGGAATCCGTGTGGTTACCGGTGCCCCGGTGGATGAACCCGAGCTCTTGGTGGCCCAATATCTCAACAGTTGCCTGGAAACAGGAGACAATGCATGTTCCGGCGGTGGCGGCGATAAAGAAGGCCACCAGTGCCGGCATTGAAAATAAAGGATTTACCCATGATTATCAGCGTGGCAAGCGGCAAGGGCGGAACCGGCAAGACAACCGTGGCAACCAGCCTCGCCCTGGCCATCGGCAATTCAGCACAATTAATGGACTGTGACGTGGAAGCGCCCAATGCACACCTGTTTCTCAAACCCGTACTGGAACCGGAAGAAAGTGTATTTATGCCGGTGCCCGTGGTGGATGAGGACAAGTGTACCATGTGCGGGCTGTGTGCGGAAATCTGCCAGTTCAACGCCATTATCACCATTGCCGATACCGTAATGACATTTCCCGAACTCTGCCACGGATGCGGGGGATGTCAGGCAGTGTGCCCGGCAGGGGCGATCGGGGAAGGCAAAAGAACCATTGGCATTATCGAGCATGGCCGTTGCAATGACCTGGAGTTTGTCCACGGACGCCTCCGCATCGGCGAAGCCATGGCACCTCCCTTAATCCGGCAGATCCGTTCCCGCATCAAACCGGAGAAAACAGCCGTCATCGACGCCCCGCCGGGCACTTCCTGCCCGGTCATCGCTGCTGTCCAGAACACGGATTTTGTTGTCCTGGTCACCGAGCCCACACCCTTTGGGTTAAACGACCTGCAGCTGGCCGTGGAAACCATGAAAATTCTTGAAATTCCCTGCGGCGTGATCATCAACCGCTCGGATATCGGAGACGACCGGGTGGCAGATTACGCAGCCGCCGAAAACCTCCCGGTTTTAATGGAGATCCCTTATGAACGGGGCATTGCAGAGGCCTATTCCCGGGGCGAACCCCTGGTGGAAAGTTTTCCGCAATGGCGGCAACGGTTTGCCACGCTCTATGAAAAGATTTGCCAACTTGCGACCGGGAGGGAACAATGAAGGAACTGGTGGTCATCAGCGGAAAAGGCGGCAGCGGAAAGACCAGCATCACAGCGGCTTTGTCCCAGCTGGCCCAAAAGCCCGTGCTCTGCGATGCAGACGTGGATGCAGCCGACCTGCACCTGATCCTGTCACCGAAGATCAGGGAAAGCCAGGAATTTATGGCCGGGCACACGGCATCCATCGTCAAAGAACGGTGTACCGAATGCGGCAAATGCCTGGAATTGTGCCGGTTTAATGCCATAAACGCGGATTTTGTGGTGGATCCCGTATCCTGCGAGGG harbors:
- a CDS encoding P-loop NTPase, giving the protein MIISVASGKGGTGKTTVATSLALAIGNSAQLMDCDVEAPNAHLFLKPVLEPEESVFMPVPVVDEDKCTMCGLCAEICQFNAIITIADTVMTFPELCHGCGGCQAVCPAGAIGEGKRTIGIIEHGRCNDLEFVHGRLRIGEAMAPPLIRQIRSRIKPEKTAVIDAPPGTSCPVIAAVQNTDFVVLVTEPTPFGLNDLQLAVETMKILEIPCGVIINRSDIGDDRVADYAAAENLPVLMEIPYERGIAEAYSRGEPLVESFPQWRQRFATLYEKICQLATGREQ
- a CDS encoding NifB/NifX family molybdenum-iron cluster-binding protein, producing the protein MKFAIPLANGKLTAHFGHAQEFALISTENNQVQDKQFLVPPPHEPGVLPKWLADQQVDVVLAGGMGGKAIDLFSRAGIRVVTGAPVDEPELLVAQYLNSCLETGDNACSGGGGDKEGHQCRH